One Hordeum vulgare subsp. vulgare chromosome 4H, MorexV3_pseudomolecules_assembly, whole genome shotgun sequence DNA window includes the following coding sequences:
- the LOC123448931 gene encoding lipid phosphate phosphatase gamma: protein MSGPGEYQEMAASVPPALKAITLTHVRYHRGDRVGLFLAWVSLVPVFISLGGFVSHFMFRRELQGICFAAGLLVSQVLNELIKHSVAQSRPASCELLETCDSHGWPSSHAQYTFFFATYLSLFVLRRSPASRVMAAFTWPLAFLTMLSRVYLGYHTVPQVFAGAVVGLVFGAIWYWFANTILAQYFPMIEESAIGRWFYIKDTSHIQDVLKFEYDNARAARKKVATD, encoded by the exons ATGTCCGGGCCGGGGGAGTACCAGGAGATGGCCGCGTCGGTGCCGCCGGCGCTCAAGGCCATCACGCTCACCCACGTCCGCTACCACCGGGGCGACAGGGTCGGCCTCTTCCTCGCGTGGGTCTCCCTCGTCCCCGTCTTCATCAGCCTCGGCGGCTTCGTCTCCCACTTCATGTTCCGCCGCGAGCTGCAGGGCATCTGCTTCGCCGCGGGGCTCCTCGTCTCGCAGGTCCTCAACGAGCTCATCAAGCACTCCGTCGCGCAGTCCCGCCCGGCCTCGTGCGAGCTGCTCGAGACCTGCGACTCCCACGGGTGGCCGTCAAGCCACGCGCAGTACACCTTCTTCTTCGCCACCTACCTCTCGCTCTTCGTGCTCCGGAGGTCGCCGGCGAGCCGCGTCATGGCCGCCTTCACATGGCCGCTCGCCTTCCTCACCATGCTCTCCAGGGTGTACCTCGGATACCACACCGTCCCGCAG GTTTTCGCAGGAGCAGTAGTCGGCCTTGTATTTGGTGCTATCTGGTACTGGTTCGCCAACACCATTCTTGCTCAATACTTCCCAATGATTGAGGAGAGCGCAATTGGGAGGTGGTTTTATATCAAGGATACTTCACATATTCAGGATGTGCTCAAGTTTGAGTATGATAATGCAAGGGCAGCAAGGAAGAAAGTTGCTACTGATTGA